Proteins encoded in a region of the Scatophagus argus isolate fScaArg1 chromosome 1, fScaArg1.pri, whole genome shotgun sequence genome:
- the dis3l gene encoding DIS3-like exonuclease 1 isoform X2, whose protein sequence is MAEIHPSNASRLDGKVLPGDLTHYVVPDVGVVVDYLEILEFRELQGIVFTQTACQAVQHTKGRRQYNRLRGLLKDPRHDCVLFANEFQEYSYCPREKGESQDQWQTRCVYSAAVWYHNHLAGLMDVVMITEDQDAVAQYSSLNSGVYVISVQDFLRDFWPDLKAAHELHGSISQALQEKESEGSQKEFVEHLPAEVLEAGIKSGRYMKGTLNINKHHSEAFVLTEGLPNKDTDLSGGVLVYGGKNRNRAMHGDTVVVELLPKSEWRGRVTALSEAQAEDRSGEENQSKPMPTGRVVGILQRNWRDYVVTFPPRDGTQSQSRNSQRILAIPWDRRIPKIRISTQQADTLQDHRVVVRIDSWESTSLYPNGHSVRVLGRAGELETEVQTILIENCIHVPPFSDAQLREMPVNSPERPWRMDPAQVAERRDLRQTHVVFSIDPRGCEDVDDTLSVRSLAGGTLLELGVHIADVTHFVTEGSLTDLEARSRATTYYLADRRYDMLPAVLSADLCSLLGGVDRYAMSVLWELDASTFAVNKVWFGRTVIRSSYQLHYELAQALLNGEEAEVPELARLKPEEKDAKLAELTQALELLTHVARNLRAQRDKGGALELEGVEVRAQLDEERNITALVPRQPLEVHETVAECMIYANHWVARKIQETFPHQALLRRHPPPRQEFFSQLVESATSRGFTIDPRTNKSLAESLDRAVDPQDPLVNRLLRMMATTAMSQAVYFSTGLQSQDQYYHYGLALDRYTHFTSPIRRYADMVVHRLLSAALDVERGLGPGKAVASNKEVEEMAQHINNKNRAAQRAQKLSTALFQCLYFKERDPQTDERCVADAVIYSMRNNGVLVFVPEYGVKGPVYLKNREGLVVAAGQDGSCEWQSGSIRQHSDHIATTSSCGTSTFRLFDHITVRISVHSTPCHADSLNLEVISNKPHCSAEPQQLRPQGRGQLVQEVVRLAEEATQQAQEKAAQRPRLSREERVFSQSKTPNLYTLLEEVRELALMDQDVAAQVCATTA, encoded by the exons ATGGCAGAAATTCACCCATCTAACGCATCCCGACTAGACGGCAAGGTGCTGCCGGGGGATTTGACCCACTACGTGGTACCTGATGTTGGAGTGGTGGTCGACTATCTGGAGATTTTGGAGTTCAGAGAGCTGCAGGGCATCGTCTTCACCCAGACCGCCTGCCAGGCTGTGCAGCACACCAAAGGACGCAG GCAGTACAACCGTCTGCGAGGCCTCCTCAAAGACCCCCGACACGACTGTGTGCTGTTTGCCAATGAATTCCAGGAGTATTCCTACTGTCCTCGGGAGAAGGGGGAGAGCCAGGACCAGTGGCAGACCAG gTGTGTGTACTCTGCGGCAGTGTGGTACCACAACCACCTGGCAGGTCTGATGGATGTCGTGATGATCACAGAGGACCAGGATGCTGTGGCTCAGTACAGCAGCCTCAATTCAGGAGTGTACGTCATCTCCGTCCAG gactTTTTGCGGGACTTTTGGCCGGATCTGAAGGCGGCTCACGAGCTGCACGGCTCCATTTCCCAGGCGCTGCAAGAGAAGGAGAGTGAGGGCTCGCAGAAGGAGTTTGTCGAACATCTGCCCGCTGAAGTCCTGGAGGCTGGAATCAAATCTGGGCGTTACATGAAG GGCACTCTGAATATCAACAAACACCACAGTGAAGCCTTTGTGCTGACGGAGGGTTTGCCTAACAAGGACACAg ATCTGAGCGGCGGCGTGCTGGTGTACGGCGGTAAGAATCGGAACAGAGCCATGCACGGCGACACGGTTGTGGTGGAGCTGCTGCCAAAGAGTGAGTGGAGAGGGAGGGTCACGGCCCTGTCGGAGGCCCAGGCGGAGGACAGGAGCGGAGAGGAAAACCAGAGCAAACCGATGCCGACAG GCCGCGTTGTGGGGATCCTGCAGAGGAACTGGAGGGACTATGTGGTCACTTTTCCCCCCAGAGATGGGACTCAGTCCCAGAGCAGGAATTCCCAGCGTATCCTTGCTATTCCCTGGGACCGCCGCATCCCCAAGATCCGCATCAGTACTCAGCAGGCTGACACTCTGCAG GACCACAGGGTGGTGGTGCGCATCGATTCATGGGAAAGCACGTCGCTCTATCCCAACGGCCACAGCGTGCGGGTGCTGGGCCGGGCCGGGGAGCTGGAGACCGAGGTCCAGACCATCCTCATCGAGAACTGCATCCACGTGCCTCCCTTCTCAGATGCACAG CTGAGGGAGATGCCGGTCAACTCACCTGAGAGGCCGTGGAGGATGGATCCCGCCCAGGTAGCAGAGCGACGGGACCTCCGGCAGACTCACGTGGTGTTCAGCATCGATCCGCGGGGCTGCGAAGACGTAGACGACACGCTGTCGGTGCGCAGCCTCGCCGGCGGGACGCTCCTGGAGCTGGGAGTCCACATCGCAGACGTCACCCACTTTGTCACCGAGGGCTCGCTCACCGACCTGGAAGCTCGTTCAAG GGCTACGACCTACTACCTGGCCGACCGCAGGTACGACATGCTGCCTGCTGTTCTCAGTGCAgacctctgctctctgctgggaGGAGTCGACCG GTATGCCATGAGCGTGCTGTGGGAGCTCGATGCGAGTACCTTCGCCGTCAACAAGGTGTGGTTTGGTCGCACGGTCATCCGCTCCTCCTACCAGCTCCACTACGAGCTGGCCCAGGCGCTCCTCAATGGAGAGGAGGCGGAGGTGCCGGAGCTGGCCCGGCTGAAGCCTGAGGAGAAGGACGCTAAGCTGGCCGAGCTCACGCAGGCTCTGGAGCTGCTGACACATGTAGCCAGAAACCTCCGGGCTCAGAGGGACAAAGGAGGCGCTCTGGAGCTGGAAGGGGTGGAG GTGCGAGCCCAGCTGGACGAGGAGAGGAACATCACGGCCCTGGTGCCCCGGCAGCCTCTGGAGGTCCACGAGACTGTGGCTGAGTGCATGATCTACGCCAACCACTGGGTGGCGCGCAAGATCCAGGAGACCTTCCCTCATCAGGCTCTGCTGCGACGTCACCCGCCACCCCGGCAGGAGTTCTTCAGCCAGCTGGTGGAGAGCGCGACGTCCAGAGGATTCACCATCGATCCCAG GACCAACAAATCCTTAGCCGAGTCTCTGGACCGGGCTGTGGACCCTCAGGACCCGCTGGTGAACAGGCTGCTGAGGATGATGGCCACCACAGCCATGTCACAGGCTGTCTACTTCTCCACTGGTCTCCAGTCCCAAGACCAGTACTACCATTACG GTCTGGCTCTGGACCGTTACACCCACTTCACCTCGCCCATCCGTCGCTATGCCGACATGGTGGTCCACCGCCTTCTCAGCGCAGCCCTGGACGTGGAGAGAGGCTTGGGCCCTGGGAAAGCAGTAGCGAGCAACAAGGAAGTGGAGGAGATGGCTCAGCACATCAACAACAAGAACCGG GCAGCCCAGCGGGCCCAGAAGCTCTCCACCGCTTTGTTCCAGTGTCTCTACTTCAAAGAGCGAGACCCTCAGACGGACGAGCGCTGCGTGGCCGACGCCGTCATCTACTCCATGCGAAACAACGGCGTGCTGGTGTTCGTCCCAGA GTACGGCGTGAAGGGGCCGGTGTATCTGAAGAACCGGGAGGGTCTGGTGGTGGCGGCAGGACAGGACGGCAGCTGTGAGTGGCAGAGCGGCTCCATACGACAGCACTCGGACCACATCGCCACCACCTCCAGCTGCGGCACCTCCACCTTCAGACTGTTTGACCACATCACG GTCCGTATTTCTGTCCACTCCACACCTTGCCATGCAGACAGCCTAAACCTCGAGGTCATCAGCAACAAGCCCCACTGCAGCGCCGAGCCCCAGCAGCTCCGCCCCCAGGGCCGCGGCCAGCTGGTCCAGGAGGTGGTGCGCCTGGCCGAGGAGGCCACCCAGCAGGCCCAGGAGAAGGCCGCCCAGAGGCCCAGACtctccagagaggagagagtgttCAGTCAGAGCAAGACTCCCAACCTGTACACCCTcctggaggaggtgagggagtTGGCTCTGATGGACCAGGACGTGGCTGCACAGGTGTGTGCGACGACAGCGTAG
- the dis3l gene encoding DIS3-like exonuclease 1 isoform X1, with product MIKTEKVLHLKSCRGRKVRVVREHYLRAQVPCYSSLCQAGCDNDGKVLPGDLTHYVVPDVGVVVDYLEILEFRELQGIVFTQTACQAVQHTKGRRQYNRLRGLLKDPRHDCVLFANEFQEYSYCPREKGESQDQWQTRCVYSAAVWYHNHLAGLMDVVMITEDQDAVAQYSSLNSGVYVISVQDFLRDFWPDLKAAHELHGSISQALQEKESEGSQKEFVEHLPAEVLEAGIKSGRYMKGTLNINKHHSEAFVLTEGLPNKDTDLSGGVLVYGGKNRNRAMHGDTVVVELLPKSEWRGRVTALSEAQAEDRSGEENQSKPMPTGRVVGILQRNWRDYVVTFPPRDGTQSQSRNSQRILAIPWDRRIPKIRISTQQADTLQDHRVVVRIDSWESTSLYPNGHSVRVLGRAGELETEVQTILIENCIHVPPFSDAQLREMPVNSPERPWRMDPAQVAERRDLRQTHVVFSIDPRGCEDVDDTLSVRSLAGGTLLELGVHIADVTHFVTEGSLTDLEARSRATTYYLADRRYDMLPAVLSADLCSLLGGVDRYAMSVLWELDASTFAVNKVWFGRTVIRSSYQLHYELAQALLNGEEAEVPELARLKPEEKDAKLAELTQALELLTHVARNLRAQRDKGGALELEGVEVRAQLDEERNITALVPRQPLEVHETVAECMIYANHWVARKIQETFPHQALLRRHPPPRQEFFSQLVESATSRGFTIDPRTNKSLAESLDRAVDPQDPLVNRLLRMMATTAMSQAVYFSTGLQSQDQYYHYGLALDRYTHFTSPIRRYADMVVHRLLSAALDVERGLGPGKAVASNKEVEEMAQHINNKNRAAQRAQKLSTALFQCLYFKERDPQTDERCVADAVIYSMRNNGVLVFVPEYGVKGPVYLKNREGLVVAAGQDGSCEWQSGSIRQHSDHIATTSSCGTSTFRLFDHITVRISVHSTPCHADSLNLEVISNKPHCSAEPQQLRPQGRGQLVQEVVRLAEEATQQAQEKAAQRPRLSREERVFSQSKTPNLYTLLEEVRELALMDQDVAAQVCATTA from the exons ATGATTAAGACGGAGAAGGTTCTGCATCTGAAGAGCTGCCGGGGCAGGAAGGTCCGTGTGGTCCGGGAACATTATCTGAGAGCGCAGGTCCCCTGCTACAGCTCGCTGTGTCAGGCGGGCTGTGACAACG ACGGCAAGGTGCTGCCGGGGGATTTGACCCACTACGTGGTACCTGATGTTGGAGTGGTGGTCGACTATCTGGAGATTTTGGAGTTCAGAGAGCTGCAGGGCATCGTCTTCACCCAGACCGCCTGCCAGGCTGTGCAGCACACCAAAGGACGCAG GCAGTACAACCGTCTGCGAGGCCTCCTCAAAGACCCCCGACACGACTGTGTGCTGTTTGCCAATGAATTCCAGGAGTATTCCTACTGTCCTCGGGAGAAGGGGGAGAGCCAGGACCAGTGGCAGACCAG gTGTGTGTACTCTGCGGCAGTGTGGTACCACAACCACCTGGCAGGTCTGATGGATGTCGTGATGATCACAGAGGACCAGGATGCTGTGGCTCAGTACAGCAGCCTCAATTCAGGAGTGTACGTCATCTCCGTCCAG gactTTTTGCGGGACTTTTGGCCGGATCTGAAGGCGGCTCACGAGCTGCACGGCTCCATTTCCCAGGCGCTGCAAGAGAAGGAGAGTGAGGGCTCGCAGAAGGAGTTTGTCGAACATCTGCCCGCTGAAGTCCTGGAGGCTGGAATCAAATCTGGGCGTTACATGAAG GGCACTCTGAATATCAACAAACACCACAGTGAAGCCTTTGTGCTGACGGAGGGTTTGCCTAACAAGGACACAg ATCTGAGCGGCGGCGTGCTGGTGTACGGCGGTAAGAATCGGAACAGAGCCATGCACGGCGACACGGTTGTGGTGGAGCTGCTGCCAAAGAGTGAGTGGAGAGGGAGGGTCACGGCCCTGTCGGAGGCCCAGGCGGAGGACAGGAGCGGAGAGGAAAACCAGAGCAAACCGATGCCGACAG GCCGCGTTGTGGGGATCCTGCAGAGGAACTGGAGGGACTATGTGGTCACTTTTCCCCCCAGAGATGGGACTCAGTCCCAGAGCAGGAATTCCCAGCGTATCCTTGCTATTCCCTGGGACCGCCGCATCCCCAAGATCCGCATCAGTACTCAGCAGGCTGACACTCTGCAG GACCACAGGGTGGTGGTGCGCATCGATTCATGGGAAAGCACGTCGCTCTATCCCAACGGCCACAGCGTGCGGGTGCTGGGCCGGGCCGGGGAGCTGGAGACCGAGGTCCAGACCATCCTCATCGAGAACTGCATCCACGTGCCTCCCTTCTCAGATGCACAG CTGAGGGAGATGCCGGTCAACTCACCTGAGAGGCCGTGGAGGATGGATCCCGCCCAGGTAGCAGAGCGACGGGACCTCCGGCAGACTCACGTGGTGTTCAGCATCGATCCGCGGGGCTGCGAAGACGTAGACGACACGCTGTCGGTGCGCAGCCTCGCCGGCGGGACGCTCCTGGAGCTGGGAGTCCACATCGCAGACGTCACCCACTTTGTCACCGAGGGCTCGCTCACCGACCTGGAAGCTCGTTCAAG GGCTACGACCTACTACCTGGCCGACCGCAGGTACGACATGCTGCCTGCTGTTCTCAGTGCAgacctctgctctctgctgggaGGAGTCGACCG GTATGCCATGAGCGTGCTGTGGGAGCTCGATGCGAGTACCTTCGCCGTCAACAAGGTGTGGTTTGGTCGCACGGTCATCCGCTCCTCCTACCAGCTCCACTACGAGCTGGCCCAGGCGCTCCTCAATGGAGAGGAGGCGGAGGTGCCGGAGCTGGCCCGGCTGAAGCCTGAGGAGAAGGACGCTAAGCTGGCCGAGCTCACGCAGGCTCTGGAGCTGCTGACACATGTAGCCAGAAACCTCCGGGCTCAGAGGGACAAAGGAGGCGCTCTGGAGCTGGAAGGGGTGGAG GTGCGAGCCCAGCTGGACGAGGAGAGGAACATCACGGCCCTGGTGCCCCGGCAGCCTCTGGAGGTCCACGAGACTGTGGCTGAGTGCATGATCTACGCCAACCACTGGGTGGCGCGCAAGATCCAGGAGACCTTCCCTCATCAGGCTCTGCTGCGACGTCACCCGCCACCCCGGCAGGAGTTCTTCAGCCAGCTGGTGGAGAGCGCGACGTCCAGAGGATTCACCATCGATCCCAG GACCAACAAATCCTTAGCCGAGTCTCTGGACCGGGCTGTGGACCCTCAGGACCCGCTGGTGAACAGGCTGCTGAGGATGATGGCCACCACAGCCATGTCACAGGCTGTCTACTTCTCCACTGGTCTCCAGTCCCAAGACCAGTACTACCATTACG GTCTGGCTCTGGACCGTTACACCCACTTCACCTCGCCCATCCGTCGCTATGCCGACATGGTGGTCCACCGCCTTCTCAGCGCAGCCCTGGACGTGGAGAGAGGCTTGGGCCCTGGGAAAGCAGTAGCGAGCAACAAGGAAGTGGAGGAGATGGCTCAGCACATCAACAACAAGAACCGG GCAGCCCAGCGGGCCCAGAAGCTCTCCACCGCTTTGTTCCAGTGTCTCTACTTCAAAGAGCGAGACCCTCAGACGGACGAGCGCTGCGTGGCCGACGCCGTCATCTACTCCATGCGAAACAACGGCGTGCTGGTGTTCGTCCCAGA GTACGGCGTGAAGGGGCCGGTGTATCTGAAGAACCGGGAGGGTCTGGTGGTGGCGGCAGGACAGGACGGCAGCTGTGAGTGGCAGAGCGGCTCCATACGACAGCACTCGGACCACATCGCCACCACCTCCAGCTGCGGCACCTCCACCTTCAGACTGTTTGACCACATCACG GTCCGTATTTCTGTCCACTCCACACCTTGCCATGCAGACAGCCTAAACCTCGAGGTCATCAGCAACAAGCCCCACTGCAGCGCCGAGCCCCAGCAGCTCCGCCCCCAGGGCCGCGGCCAGCTGGTCCAGGAGGTGGTGCGCCTGGCCGAGGAGGCCACCCAGCAGGCCCAGGAGAAGGCCGCCCAGAGGCCCAGACtctccagagaggagagagtgttCAGTCAGAGCAAGACTCCCAACCTGTACACCCTcctggaggaggtgagggagtTGGCTCTGATGGACCAGGACGTGGCTGCACAGGTGTGTGCGACGACAGCGTAG